CAGAAAATTCAGAGGACTCTGATGACAGGGAAGATTCAGATGCCCGCCTTGACAGGGATAGGTGTGTCAGCCGGCTTCGAAAGGGCAGACTCTTTGGGTTCTCgctggggagggagaagggacccAGGAAAGGAGAAAGATAAATATGTAGAACTCAAGGGCTGGTCGGCCCCTGTTCCCGCATTCCACCACCTCTGAAGGGCCCATCCAGCCTCTACAATGTCCCAGGGAGCCCCTTCACCAAGAAGAACTTGTGGGAGGTGATCCCATCAGGTCTACCCCTCCTCTCAGATCAGCAAGGCTCAATCTATTAATTGTCTTGTTGGATTGATTGTTTTAGGAAAAATTCTCCAAGGTGCAGGGAGAGATGAATCAATCCAGGGACAAGAGCAAGGAGGCTGGGCTTGGGGCCCAGAGGGGGTCGGAGAGGGGGGACAGCAAAGTAGCTGGAGAGTCGCTTCCCCAGCTCTCAGACCCACACCCATTCATGCTCCTTCCAGGAAGAAGGGCCAAGACCTAGGTCTCTATTGCTGCCGGCATCCCAACCAGCACCCTCCTGCCTCCCTACACACTGTCTTAGGGAGCAGGATCCTTCTTTAATCACTAACCCTGGGGGCAGAATGGGGTGGTGCAGGGAGCAGAGGGTCCAACCGGTGAGAACCACAGCTATGCTACCCTCAGGTTCCCCCTCTAGGCCCGGAATTAGAGTCCCTGCCTGGGGCAAAATGGTGGCTGTTGGGGCAGTGATTAGGGAGACAGCGTGGTAGAGTCGAaacgagggagggggagggggaaaagGGTCCACATCAGGTCACCTGGAGGGTGTAAGCCTCGGTCTCTGTCTCAATGCCCTTGCCCTGGACTCCTGAAGCAGGGGCAAGGGTGCCTCTGCTCTGTCGGGAAGCCTCCCCACTCCACCTTTTAGATTCGGCTCCCGTGCCCAGTGTCCCATGATCCTAGTCCTGGCCTCCTTCATTTCCACGCCCGGCTTTCTCAGGGCGTCCTACCTGCCGAGCCCGGCGAGATTGTGCATGGTCTGGGTCAGGGTGGTGACTGGAGACTTAGAGACCGCAAGCTCCGGGGACTCCAGGAGACCATGAGTCCCCAGCCAGAGGCCCGGGAGGTGGCCTGGACGCTGGGCGCTCTCGCGTACGCCGGCAGGATTGGGAGCCGAGCTTGGCGCAGGTTCGGGCTGGGGCACCTCCATCGCGGCGGGGCGGGCAAAAAGCTGGCTGCAGGGCCCGGCGCAAGGCGGCCAACAGAAGCCCAGCACAGCTGGCCAGGGCCAGGGAGGGAGCGGGCCTGGGTGGGagtaagggagggagggaggaagagcaacGGGACCGGGAGCGAGGGAGCCCAAGGGGAAGGGATgcggggagggtggggaggggtggAGGGACGCGGGACTCAGGCTGCAGCCGGGGAAACCTCTCGTTGCAGCTGCCACTTCCACCTCCTTATATATTCGAAAAATAACAGCGGCCGCGCCGCCCGACGCCACCAATGGGGGCGCCGGTCAGAGGAAGGCGGGACCGAGGGCGGGGCCCGCCGGGTGAGCACCGTCTAGACTGGACAAGCCGAGCCCGCCCACTTTCCAGGCACAGGAATTGGGGGTTATGCCACGCCCACTCATCCCCAATCCCGGGCACCAGGATTCTAATTTCCAGAATTCCACCTCTTGGGACTTGGTTTGGAGCAACATACCCCAGAGGAAGCCAAGACCTCCTGAGGCGGGGGGGCATCAGAAAGACCCCCAGAGGTGTAACATTGCGCACGACCATCCGGTAGGGACCTTGAGATGCTCCACCTGGCTCCAGGAAGTTTGCCAAACACAGCTGTGCTGCGCGTCCGCGTTCCCGGTACTATTTCACCGACAGAAGCGTTGAGATATGGAGAAGTTCATTAATTTTTTCAAGGTCACACGGTTGGGCAGGTGGAGCCAGGATATGCTCCCTCCCAGAAGCCTCTGACCCCAGTAGCCTACCTGTCCACGCAACGCTCAGCGCCAAGCAGCCGCAGAACGTAATTCACAGGCCCAGTCCCCTTTCCCCTGAGTTCTATTCCGGGTACCCGTCCCCCCCTCCCCCTGCAAAGTGTTACAGGGCACCACAAATTCACTGGAACTGAGGAGCGGAGGCCgccaggttggatgtgacccaagttTTTCCTGGCAATGCCACAGTTGGCCTAGGCATGGatttcttccatttatttatttatttatttatttcttacaaaCATGACAGTAGTGGAGTGCATTATATTCATAAATACCATTCAcagttttttcttaaaaaatattttgttttttagttgtagttggacataatagctttattttatttatttttaggtggtgctgaggattgaacctaaggcctcacacgtgctaggctagtgctctacctctgaaccacagccccagccccatagttttttttgtttgttttttttttctttattggttttggtaccggggatttaatccagggacGCTTAATCATtgaaccacaaccctagccctctttatttttttattttgaggcaagatcTCGCTATgtagttgaggctggctttgaactcactatccccctgcctcagcctccccagtagctgggattacaggcatgtgccaccgagcCTGTTTCGGCCTGGATTCCTGCCTCTGGAATTTGGGGGGGTTGTCAGCGACCAAAGAAGTATCTCATTCCCACTGATGGCTTGGCTAATTTGGTGTCAATGACACCATATTGTTTAATTGGAGTTTCTTTGATGAGAAGGGAGGCTGAATTTGTCATTAGTTTACAATGGTCATCTTCTAATTATCTAATCACCTTCCAGCCAAGCCTATTTCCCTGAAAGGAGCTGGGAGGGCTACACCCAAAAGCTAGATTTTGCATCCTATCTCCCCAGGGAAGAGAGTGGAAAGCACTTTCCCTAGCAATCCCAACTATTTGTCCTAGGACACTGGGTGGGGGTGACAAAAGGGAGGGCGGGCACCAGGTGGTCAGCAAATATGAGAGGAGAAACAAAGATCCTAGCCTGTGAGAGGGGCAACCAAGGTGGGAACTGGGAACTTCTCAATATCTTGCCCAGTTCCTATGCTGTGCCAGGAGCTATACTGCTGAGGCAGGCAGGGATAGCTGCCCCGGCCCCCTTCATTCTCCTTGGGACTGAAGCTAGAAACCTAGCTTCTAGAAGCTAGCTCCTATCTACATTAATGGCCTTAGTTCCCCGAGTGGATGGGAATGCTCCACTCTCTTGGACAGCTTCTACTCCAAAGACTGTCAGTGTAACAGCTCTGAGGGTTGCAATTAGAGAGTCAACACAGCAGGTCTCCACCTCCCCACCCCCTCCCACACAAATCCCCACAGGGTATTTGAGGAGGAAACCACCTGCTGTGTGGATTCTGAAAATCTCAGGAATCCTTTGATATCCCACAGGTGGAGGCCCGGCATGTCAGCTCTGTGTGTTCAGCTGAATCTCCTTTTGCCAATTAGATCATGGAGTATGTGCTCAGTTAAAACAAAAACCAGTCCATAAAATTaagttaaaagaaatattttcaacAAGCATAGTAACAGGACCAAATCTAGCCATATTCTGTTCAGGACACCTGTGGAAGCAAATACCCTGGCACTAAGCACATCAAACTCTAGACTCATTCAAGAGCATCTGATGTGACCCCTGGGGCCTGGGCAGAAGAGGAGCAAACAtacttcttttgttgttgttttaatttgtaatGAATACTTTAATGCTATTAAATAAAGCATTTTTAAGCTTGTCAGTTACTTTTGATAGTAACATGCAACTTTAATGAGATATAGTATCTCTAtgatactattttaaaaaattttcccctATTTTTTCATTGGTGCATAAactttttatttccataatcccttctgTTTCTCCAAGCCAGCTACCACACAGCTTCACCTTTGTGGGACTTCCCCTCCCTGTGGATTTTCTGTCATGGCTAATGGAATGTTTAATGTTTTGTTGTTGTGTGTGTTGGAGATCAAATCCAGGGTCtcccacatgctagacaagtgctctaccaccaagttaACACCTCCAGCActtcttttaattaattaattatttattttggtactggggattgaacccagaggggattttaccactgagccacatccccagagctttttatttatttaattttttgagacagggtcttactaagttacttaaggccttgctaagttactgaggctggcctcaaacttgtgatcctcctttctcagcctcctgagtcacttttatttttagacagtctTGCCAGTCTGGTCTCCCACTTGTGATATTTCTTCCTCAGGtttctgaattgctgggattacaggcatgggcagcCACACCCAGCTATGTTAAAGGGTTTTAGATAATCCTAGAGGCtcaggggactgaggcaggaggattgcaagttcaaagccagcctcagcaatggggaggggctaagcaactcagtgagaccctatctctaaataaaatacataataagaCTGAGAATACAGCTCAGTGGCTGagagcccttgagttcaatcctgggtatcCCTGCCCCTCCAAAATGGTTACCATGGCACCACAAATTCAAACAAAGTTGAATATTTAAATGTTACAAAAAGGCAGTGAAGCAGGACCAATGTTCAGGACCCCTCCCCACAGGCAGCTACTATTATAAATGTGTTACATATTTTACAGAAGATAGTTTATAGCCAGTAGAAATGTAATAGCAGGCATGAATGTGAGCCACATATAggattttaaattttctagtaataacaacatttaaaaaaaataaaataaaatgctgggcatggtagcccatgcctgtaatcccagcagcttgggaggcagaggtaggaggatcgaaagttccaggccagcctcagcaacttagagaggtcctgtctcaaaataaaatataaaaagggttggggatgtaacttagtgcttgagtgccctgggttcaatccctgctacaaaacaaaaacaaacaaacaaacaaacaaaaggaaataagagatatggttcagtggtaaagtgcttacctagcatgcccaaggcctTGGGGTCAATCCTcaacattgcaaaaaaaaaaaaaaaattaaataaataaaaaataaaaagaaacacaggAGACTACTTTGAACATGGCAACAtttcaataaaattattaataagaTATTTCACATACTTTTTTGACAGTTTCAAAATCCAATGGATAGCTTTAAAACCTGGATATCTTCAAAATCCAATGTGCATTTTACACTCACAGCATATCTCAACTTGAACTTGCCACATTTCAAGGGCTCCATAGCCACATGGGTTAGTGAACAATGCAGGAATATACATTTACAAGCATGTGTACGCCTGTATTTTTAAAACTACAAAAACAACATATGAAACATTGTTCCATACATTTCTTTCTTCACTTTATTTAGAGATGGATCCATATTAGTACCATATGGCCTATGCTTACTCAAGTCCCTAATGCTGAACATTTAGGTTATTGGCTTTGACAATGATTAACAGCAAGTACATCTGTTGGTGCCTGGGTGCTGCCTATCTATAGAATAAATTCCTAAGATGGGGCTACTACTGAGAGAAACAGCATATGTATTAAAATCTCCTTTTCCATTTTCCTGCATCTTACTTATCTCCTTAAACTGAGTGAGCTACCAAAGAATAGGGACCAAGTCATTCACCTATTCCAGTCTCCAGGCATCTTGCATAGGTCAAGATCAAGGTTGCTCTCTGACCTTAATAATCCATTTGTAAAGATTTCATTtcagggggctggagatgtggctcaagcggtagcgcgctcgcctggcatgcatgcggcccaggttcgatcctcagcaccacatacaaacaaagatgttgtgtctgccaaatattaaaaaataaataaataaagtcaattgtttaaaaaaaaaaagatttcatttcAGAAGAGGATAAAAGTATACATGGAAGTATGTGTATTGAGTCATTGTGTTTCAATATGGAAGGTAACTTCTCTGTATTTTCAGTATTTGCAGCCTTTAAAGAGAATGGGCACTtccaagactgaggcaggaggactgaagttcaaggccagccttagcaacttagaaagtccctaaaataaaaataaatggaggGGGCGCTGGGAATACAGCttggttggtagagtgcttgccttgtatgcacaaggccatgggttcaatccctagtacaaaacaaaacaaaaacaaaacaaaaaaccctcaaaCAACTGAacaactggggctgtagctcagtggttgagcacctctgggttcaatcctcagtacttaaAAGGCAGTTGAGCAGGGATGCCTGATGCTTGATATCTGATGGGCTCAATATGCAAAATGTCAATTATTGGATGATTACATATTGGGCtcctgaaaatggcatttaaaaatttttgagattttacttatttggtactgaggattgaacctaaggatgatctaccactgaaccacatccccagccctttttaattttttggtactggggattaaactcaggggcacttgacctctgagtcacatccccagccctatcgtacattttatttagagacagggtatccctgagttgcttagcatttagcagttgctgaggctggctttgaatctgagtttctcctgctccagcctccgaaactgctgggattacaggcatgttctaCCACTCCCagctttacttttaattttaagataagatctcactaagtcggttagggccttgctaaattgctgaggttagcctcaaatttgtgatcctccttcctcagcctcccaagtcactgagactacaggcatgtgccaccatacctagtTTGGAAAATGGTATTTTAAACAAAGTTTTCCTAGAGTAAAAGAAGCATGAAATTCACCTATGTTGATATTTGTTAACATGCAAATATGTTCACAATATGAGCTACAAAATATTATACCAAATGTGTCCCATTAATAATAATAcacagctgggcacggtggcgcatgtctgtaatcccagtggatcagGAGGCTACCGCAGGAgcatctcaagttcaaaaccaactgcaaagtactaagcaactcagtgggaccctgtctctaaataaaacacaaaatagagctggggatgtggctcaagggctgagtacctgagttcagtccccactatccccctaaaaacaacaacaaacaaacaaaaccacaaaacaatATACATAAACCAGGTGTGGCGACataaacctataatcccagcaatttaagaggctgaggcaggaggatcacaaattccaggccagACAGACCCTGTCttactataaaaaataaaaagggctctaGATATAGCCCAGTAGTAGAGTactcctggatttaatccccaggaggggaaaacaacaacaaaaacaacttatGTCAGAACATATGAAGAGCTcctaaaagtaaagaaaaatggctgggagcatagctcagtggtacaatatGGGCTTAgcaatgcacaaggctctgggtttgattacTAGCACACACATGTACCTGCACacataaagaaagaagaaaaagaaaagaaagattggagctgggattatggctcagaggtagagtgcttgcctagcattcgtgaggcaccgggttcgattctcagcaccacataaaaataataaaataaagttattgtgtatacttataactaaaaactaaatgttaaaaaaagaaagacaaacatAAGAAATATAGGCAAAGGATAGAACTAGAAAATTcacagctaggcatggtggtgcacacttataatcccaataatttgggaagctgaggcaggataatcatcaagttcaaggccagcctcagcaatttagcaaggctctgtctcaaaataaaaaacaaaaaaaggaggctggagatatagctcagttggtagagtgcttgctccacatgcacaaggccctgggttcaatcccctcccacacacaaaagggggaggggctggggatccctgggttaaatcctcagttaaaaaaattaaattaaattttaaaaaataaattaataaaaaaatccaCAAGACTCAAATCCTAGTAAGCTGTATTTTCTTCCCTTGGTtttcagaccatttccccctgtGGCTTCAAGGGCTCCTTATGCGTCTGTTGATGGTCCTTTCTTGCACCCCCTTAACCTTGTAGCACCCAGGGCACTGTCTTTGGTCCTCTTTTCTTCTTGTCTACACCCACTCACTGGAACCTTCATCCAGTCTCAGATTCTCAACCTGTCTCCTTGGGTTGCTGTTCTACCCCACGTTTTAAAACACTGCAATGAGCTTGTTTTAAGAACTcatcatttttatgtattttggtGCTGGAGGAGGAGGTTTCATGGATTTATGTGTGTAAATACTTATGTATATTCAAGACATTATTTCTATAAGTGCAAAGGTACATGTATGGCTATGTGCGTGGAAAAGCCCAGGCAGCGAAACACTGAGTTATTATCAGTATTTATCTTTATAGTGTGGGATTACTAgaactttaaaaatatcattagGATCATCAAACAAAACTGTGGTGTTGTCTATACATATAACCTAAGTGTGTAACAATGGGTTACGTGGGTTAGTGCTCATCCACACTTAGAACTATATACAACCGTTAGAAAAGCATGTTCGATATGGTAAAATTATCATCATTAGATTCTAGATAAAACAGTATGAGATGCCAGATATACGTTCTAGATAGCATGATGCGTTTTatccattaaaaaaacaaacaaatataaaaactgtgccTAGAGAAAAGATTGCAAGGAAATGTATCAAAATGTTACCTGCGCATCTCTCCAGGTGCTGGTGTGaaaagcgattttaagcttcgggTATTTTTCAATTTCCgagagaaaaaaatgagggtCATTTTCACCCTAAACCTAAGGCGACGGGAGgaattattttgctttttatgcAGCAAATCGCTCTCCACCGAGAGCAGTGGCAGCGCAGCGCGTCACCGCCTGTGCGGTTACCGGCGGGTCACCCGGAGGCCCGAGCACTGGACAGTCCCGCAGGCCGCAGCGCCCCCGGTGGCAGGTCCGGGGCGGCGGGAAGGGGATGGGCACGGAGGACCGGGAGGCGGCGCCGGGCGTCCCCGCGCTTCCCGCGAGATCCCGCTCCGTGTGCTCCGCCCCGATCGCCGCGCTCTCAGATCCCCGCGCCGCGGCACTTCCTGCCTTCCGCGCCCGCGCCTCCCACTCTCACCCGTGCCCGTCGCCTGCCGCCAGCCGCCCGGCGCCGCCCCAGGAGGTGCCCCCGGCCCGGCCGGGTCACCGCCCCGCCCGCCGCCCCGCGAGCCGCTTTGTCTCGGGCGGGGCGCGCGGGAGAGGCCGCCAAGTGCCCCCCGCCGCGGGCCCGGGCCCCCCGCCccggggcggcggcggcggtgcCGGGCCCCGGGGCGGGGGGCGCGCCGGGATGGGCCCCAAGCGGCGGCAGCTGACGTTCCGGGAGAAGTCGCGGATCATCCAGGAGGTGGAGGAGAACCCGGACCTGCGCAAGGGCGAGATCGCGCGGCGCTTCAACATCCCGCCGTCCACGCTGAGCACCATCCTGAAGAACAAGCGCGCCATCCTGGCGTCGGAGCGCAAGTACGGTGTGGCCTCCACCTGCCGCAAGACCAACAAGCTGTCCCCGTATGACAAGCTGGAGGGATTGCTCATAGCCTGGTTCCAGCAGATCCGCGCCGCTGGCCTGCCCGTCAAGGGCATCATCCTCAAGGAGAAGGCTCTGCGTATAGCCGAGGAGCTGGGCATGGACGACTTCACAGCCTCCAACGGCTGGCTGGATCGCTTCCGCCGGCGCCATGGTGTGGTGTCCTGCAGTGGTGTGGCCCGTGCCCGGGGACGAAACAGTGCTCCTCGGACCCCAGCAGCACCTGCCAGCCCGGCTGCTGTGCCCTCGGAGGGCAGTGGTGGGAGTACGCCTGGCTGGCGCGCCCGGGAGGAGCAACCGCCGTCTGTGGCCGAGGGATACGCCTCCCAGGACGTGTTCAGCGCCACTGAGACCAGTCTTTGGTATGACTTTCTGCCGGACCAGGCGGCGGGGCTGTGCGGAGGCGATGGAAGGGCGCGCCAAGCCACCCAGCGCTTAAGCGTCTTGCTGTGCGCCAATGCCGATGGCAGCGAGAAGCTACCCCCTTTGGTGGCCGGCAAATCAGCTAAGCCTCGTGCGGGACAAGGTGGCCTGCCCTGCGACTACACCGCCAACTCTAAGGGTGGTGTCACCACCCAGGCACTGGCCAAGTACTTGAAAGCCCTGGACACCCGAATGGCTGCAGAGTCTCGCCGGGTCCTGCTGCTGGCAGGCCGCTTGGCTGCCCAGTCCCTGGACACTTCAGGCCTGAGGCACGTGCAGCTGGCCTTCTTCCCTCCGGGCACTGTGCATCCCTTGGAGCGAGGAGTGGTCCAACAGGTGAAAGGCCACTATCGCCAGGCTATGCTGCTCAAGGCCATGGCCGCCCTAGAGGGCCAGGATCGCTCAGGCCTGCAGCTGGGCCTCATGGAAGCCCTGCACTTTGTGGCTGCAGCGTGGCAGGCAGTGGAGCCTTCGGACATAGCTACCTGTTTTCGGGAGGCTGGTTTTGGAGGTGGCCCTAATGCCACCATCACCACTTCCCTCAAGAGTGagggagaagaagaggaagaggaggaggaggaggaagaagaggaggaagaagaagaggaggaggagggtgaaggggaagaggaggaggaggaggaagaagaagaaggggaggaggaggaggaaggaggagaaggagaggagttgggggaggaagaggaggtggaggaggagggtgATGTTGATGACAGtgatgaagaagaggaggaagaggaggaaagctCTTCTGAGGGCTTGGAGGCAGAGGACTGGGCCCAGGGAGTAGTGGAGGCTGGAGGCAGCTTTGGGGGTTACAGTGCCCAGGAGGAGGCACAGTGCCCTACCCTTCATTTCTTGGAAGGTGGGGAGGACTCAGAGTCAGACagtgaggaagaggaggaagatgaggatGAGGATGAGGAGGATGAAGATGACGAAGATGATGATGAGGATAGCGATGAGGTGCCTGTACCCAGCTTTGGGGAGGCCATGGCTTACTTTGCCATGGTCAAGAGGTACCTGACCTCCTTCCCCATTGATGACCGTGTGCAGAGCCACATCCTCCACTTGGAACATGATCTGGTCCACGTGACTAGGAAGAACCACGCCAGGCAGGCGGGAGTTCGGGGTCTTGGACATCAAAGCTGAGCCCCTGGGCATAGCCATTGCCTGACCCAGAAGGGCAGCACCAGCCCTGGGGCAAAGAACTCTGTGCAACCACTGTGGATGGAGCCAGAAGGGGGGAGCCCCAGGGCCTTTAGTAATGTTTCCCTGGCCCTGAGATAGACCGAGGGGCTGAGGTCTGCCTCACTGCCTGCTTATTGCCTCTTTCTCAAAATCCTTTCCTCCCCATTTGCCCCTGGGCTAGGGGACCAGTTGGGGTGAGTGGGGAG
This region of Callospermophilus lateralis isolate mCalLat2 chromosome 3, mCalLat2.hap1, whole genome shotgun sequence genomic DNA includes:
- the Cenpb gene encoding major centromere autoantigen B — its product is MGPKRRQLTFREKSRIIQEVEENPDLRKGEIARRFNIPPSTLSTILKNKRAILASERKYGVASTCRKTNKLSPYDKLEGLLIAWFQQIRAAGLPVKGIILKEKALRIAEELGMDDFTASNGWLDRFRRRHGVVSCSGVARARGRNSAPRTPAAPASPAAVPSEGSGGSTPGWRAREEQPPSVAEGYASQDVFSATETSLWYDFLPDQAAGLCGGDGRARQATQRLSVLLCANADGSEKLPPLVAGKSAKPRAGQGGLPCDYTANSKGGVTTQALAKYLKALDTRMAAESRRVLLLAGRLAAQSLDTSGLRHVQLAFFPPGTVHPLERGVVQQVKGHYRQAMLLKAMAALEGQDRSGLQLGLMEALHFVAAAWQAVEPSDIATCFREAGFGGGPNATITTSLKSEGEEEEEEEEEEEEEEEEEEEEGEGEEEEEEEEEEGEEEEEGGEGEELGEEEEVEEEGDVDDSDEEEEEEEESSSEGLEAEDWAQGVVEAGGSFGGYSAQEEAQCPTLHFLEGGEDSESDSEEEEEDEDEDEEDEDDEDDDEDSDEVPVPSFGEAMAYFAMVKRYLTSFPIDDRVQSHILHLEHDLVHVTRKNHARQAGVRGLGHQS